In Babylonia areolata isolate BAREFJ2019XMU chromosome 19, ASM4173473v1, whole genome shotgun sequence, a single window of DNA contains:
- the LOC143293563 gene encoding uncharacterized protein LOC143293563 has protein sequence MMQGKKQMLKTLAFLLALWWGEWTVVVEGQDCVQDGPCKCTSSQGTIDLTPIQGSSSQAAFPDVPDASGSWKYSYSPCTPFTEGYGECSSVAVCQVDNYGTVTFPAGDVDSATFGTDSSGNTQVTYTHTDSTGIPRTTIVTLQCDQSGGADSLNVQGEDPINPGIYEMTLTSVHCCLSSGPGPTPSGGGGSSGLSVGSILCIVFVGVACVYIIAGVAVQKGVRKAAGKEMIPNYTFWSALPGLIKDGVLFTFSGCKGSRTYDKI, from the exons ATGATGCAAGGAAAGAAACAGATGCTGAAGACGCTAGCTTTTCTGCTGGCCctgtggtggggggagtggacggtggtggtggaggggcaggaCTGTGTTCAGGACGGGCCGTGCAAGTGCACCTCCTCCCAAGGGACCATCGACCTCACGCCCATTCAGGGCAGCTCCTCACAAGCGGC GTTCCCAGATGTGCCGGACGCATCAGGTTCCTGGAAGTACTCGTACAGCCCGTGCACCCCGTTCACTGAAGGCTATGGAGAGTGCAGCAGCGTGGCG GTATGCCAGGTGGATAATTACGGGACAGTCACCTTCCCGGCAGGAGATGTGGACTCCGCCACGTTTGGGACTGACAGTTCCGGCAACACTCAGGTCACCTACACTCACACAGACTCCACAGGCATTCCCAGAACGACCATCGTCACGCTGCAGTGTGACCAGTCAGGGGGCGCGGACTCGCTGAACGTTCAAGGAGAGGATCCTATAAACCCTGGCATctat GAAATGACGTTGACCAGTGTCCACTGCTGCCTTTCTTCTGGTCCCGGACCGACTCCCTCAGGGGGCGGGGGCAGTAGTGGGCTGTCCGTGGGTTCAATTCTCTGCATCGT gttTGTGGGCGTGGCCTGTGTGTACATCATCGCCGGGGTGGCGGTGCAGAAGGGCGTGAGGAAGGCGGCAGGGAAAGAGATGATCCCCAACTACACCTTCTGGAGTGCACTGCCGGGACTCATCAAG GATGGGGTCTTGTTCACCTTCAGTGGGTGCAAAGGAAGCCGCACTTACGACAAGATATAA